In a genomic window of Bordetella petrii:
- a CDS encoding cell division protein FtsQ/DivIB, protein MWNDARTTNLIANTLAVLAVVAMLAAGVVWVAHRPYFTLSAIELEAAPDSELRYVSAEAVRAVIARRFEGNFFTVDLDQAREVFESVPWVRRASIRRIWPDTLRVRIEEQQPLALWNENQMINTWGEAFTANTGELDDDTVLPQFSGPEGSEGLVVQRYAELARWFAPLDLHVRELDLSARYAWKATLSNGMVLDLGRDPGADAPDPHGLPGALPFAARIQRFVQAWPAVTSRLEGRNVTQADLRYPNGFALSLAPLADGQSKPKSPSTSSKKR, encoded by the coding sequence GTGTGGAACGACGCGCGCACCACCAACCTGATCGCCAACACGCTGGCCGTGCTGGCGGTGGTGGCCATGCTCGCCGCTGGCGTGGTGTGGGTGGCGCATCGTCCGTATTTCACGCTGTCGGCCATCGAGCTCGAGGCGGCGCCCGACTCCGAGCTGCGCTATGTGTCTGCGGAAGCGGTGCGCGCGGTGATCGCGCGGCGCTTCGAGGGCAATTTCTTCACGGTCGACCTGGACCAGGCGCGCGAGGTGTTCGAGTCGGTGCCGTGGGTGCGGCGGGCGTCAATACGGCGCATCTGGCCGGACACGTTGCGTGTGCGCATCGAAGAGCAGCAGCCGTTGGCGCTGTGGAACGAGAACCAGATGATCAATACCTGGGGCGAAGCGTTCACGGCCAATACCGGCGAGCTGGACGACGATACGGTGCTGCCGCAGTTCTCGGGGCCGGAGGGGTCCGAGGGGCTGGTTGTGCAGCGCTACGCCGAGCTGGCGCGCTGGTTCGCCCCGCTGGACCTGCATGTGCGCGAGCTGGACTTGAGCGCCCGCTACGCCTGGAAGGCCACGCTGTCCAACGGCATGGTGCTCGACCTGGGCCGCGACCCGGGGGCCGATGCGCCCGATCCGCATGGCCTGCCCGGCGCGCTGCCGTTTGCCGCGCGCATCCAGCGCTTCGTGCAGGCCTGGCCCGCGGTGACCAGCCGCCTGGAAGGCCGCAACGTCACGCAGGCCGACCTGCGCTACCCGAACGGATTCGCGCTGTCGCTGGCGCCGCTGGCCGACGGGCAATCCAAACCGAAATCTCCATCCACTTCTTCGAAGAAGCGTTAA
- the ftsA gene encoding cell division protein FtsA, whose amino-acid sequence MTRDIKDLIVALDIGTSKVVAVVAEILPEGRFEVLGLGQHESRGMRKGVVVNIETTVNSIQRALEEAELMADCKIRDVYTGIAGSHIRSFNSSGMVAVKDKEVTATDVARVIETAKAVNIPTDQQVLHVLTQEFIVDGQEDIREPIGMSGLRLEVRVHIVTGAVSAAQNIVKCVRRCGLEVQDLILQPLASSLACLTADEKELGVVLVDIGGGTTDVAIFTGGAIRHTAVLPIAGDQITNDIAAMLRTPTPDAEEIKLRYGVAKQVLARPDETVEVPGLGDRGPRQVKRQALGAVIEPRVEELFSLVQQVVRDSGYEDLLASGVVLTGGTAQLPGMIELAEDVFLKPVRVAVPDYEGSLSDVMRNPRFSTVMGLLQEARMQRVRGRKVAAQTGSFKSLLARMKEWFMN is encoded by the coding sequence ATGACCCGTGACATCAAGGACCTCATCGTCGCCCTCGATATCGGCACCAGCAAGGTGGTGGCCGTGGTCGCCGAAATCCTGCCGGAAGGGCGCTTCGAAGTGCTGGGCCTGGGCCAGCACGAGTCGCGCGGCATGCGCAAGGGCGTGGTCGTCAACATCGAGACCACCGTCAATTCCATCCAGCGAGCGCTTGAAGAAGCGGAGCTGATGGCCGACTGCAAGATCCGCGACGTCTATACCGGCATCGCCGGCAGCCATATCCGCAGCTTCAATTCCAGCGGGATGGTGGCCGTGAAAGACAAGGAGGTCACCGCCACCGATGTCGCGCGGGTCATCGAGACCGCCAAGGCAGTGAACATTCCCACCGATCAGCAGGTGCTGCACGTGCTGACGCAGGAATTCATCGTCGACGGCCAGGAAGACATCCGCGAACCCATCGGCATGAGCGGCCTGCGCCTGGAAGTGCGGGTGCACATCGTGACCGGCGCGGTCAGCGCGGCGCAGAACATCGTCAAGTGCGTGCGCCGCTGCGGCCTGGAAGTGCAGGACCTGATTCTGCAGCCGCTGGCGTCCAGCCTGGCCTGCCTGACGGCCGATGAGAAAGAGCTGGGCGTCGTGCTGGTGGACATTGGCGGCGGCACGACCGACGTGGCCATCTTCACCGGCGGCGCGATTCGCCACACCGCGGTCCTGCCCATTGCCGGCGACCAGATCACCAACGACATCGCGGCCATGCTGCGCACGCCCACGCCGGATGCCGAGGAAATCAAATTGCGCTACGGGGTGGCCAAGCAAGTGCTGGCGCGGCCCGACGAAACCGTCGAGGTTCCCGGCCTGGGCGACCGTGGCCCGCGCCAGGTCAAGCGCCAGGCGCTGGGCGCGGTGATCGAGCCGCGCGTCGAAGAACTGTTCTCGCTGGTGCAGCAGGTGGTGCGCGACTCGGGCTACGAAGACCTGCTGGCCTCGGGCGTGGTGCTGACCGGCGGCACGGCGCAACTGCCCGGCATGATCGAGCTGGCCGAAGACGTGTTCCTGAAGCCGGTGCGCGTGGCGGTGCCTGATTACGAAGGCAGCCTGTCCGATGTGATGCGCAACCCGCGTTTCTCGACGGTGATGGGGCTGCTGCAAGAGGCGCGCATGCAGCGCGTGCGGGGCCGCAAGGTGGCTGCCCAGACCGGCAGCTTCAAGTCGCTGCTGGCGCGCATGAAGGAGTGGTTCATGAACTGA
- the ftsZ gene encoding cell division protein FtsZ has protein sequence MMNFEMLENNTKGTVIKVVGVGGAGGNAVAHMIRSGVNGVDFICANTDAQALAATNAPVQIRLGRTGLGAGAKPEQGRASAETAREEIRSALTGAHMVFITAGMGGGTGTGAGPVVAEVAKELGILTVGVVTKPFSFEGNKRLKMAEDGIAELAKHVHSLIVVLNENLYELMDEDATQEDCFKSADDILHNACAGIAEIINVEGNVNVDFEDVKTIMGEQGQAMMGTATASGADRARVAAEQAIACPLLEGVDLNGARGVLVNITASRSLKMRETREIMETIRSYASDDATVIFGTAYDESMGESLRVTVVATGLGRNAARPQLVQNAAEGLRTGTDNLPMMGGMGQQGDYRNLDMPSVMRNPRTQASAQVRALESSGMDHFDIPAFLRKQAD, from the coding sequence ATGATGAACTTTGAGATGCTTGAGAACAACACCAAAGGGACCGTTATCAAGGTCGTGGGTGTTGGCGGCGCCGGCGGCAACGCCGTTGCCCACATGATCCGCAGCGGCGTCAACGGCGTGGATTTCATCTGCGCCAATACCGACGCGCAGGCGCTGGCGGCCACCAATGCGCCGGTGCAGATCCGCCTGGGCCGCACCGGCCTGGGCGCTGGCGCCAAGCCCGAACAGGGCCGCGCATCGGCGGAAACCGCGCGCGAGGAAATCCGTTCGGCCCTGACCGGCGCGCACATGGTGTTCATTACCGCCGGCATGGGCGGCGGCACCGGCACGGGCGCGGGCCCCGTCGTGGCCGAGGTTGCCAAGGAACTTGGCATTCTCACCGTCGGCGTGGTCACCAAGCCATTCAGCTTCGAAGGCAACAAGCGCCTGAAGATGGCCGAGGACGGCATCGCCGAACTCGCCAAGCACGTGCATTCGCTGATCGTGGTGCTCAACGAGAACCTGTATGAGCTGATGGACGAGGACGCGACGCAGGAAGACTGCTTCAAGTCCGCCGACGACATCCTGCACAATGCGTGCGCCGGCATTGCCGAGATCATCAACGTCGAAGGCAATGTCAACGTCGACTTCGAAGACGTCAAGACGATCATGGGCGAGCAGGGCCAGGCCATGATGGGCACGGCGACCGCCAGCGGCGCCGACCGCGCCCGCGTGGCTGCCGAGCAGGCCATCGCATGCCCGCTGCTGGAAGGCGTGGACCTGAACGGCGCCCGCGGGGTGCTGGTCAACATTACCGCCAGCCGCTCGCTGAAGATGCGCGAAACGCGCGAAATCATGGAAACGATCCGCAGCTACGCTTCGGACGACGCGACCGTGATCTTCGGCACGGCCTACGACGAGTCGATGGGCGAAAGCCTGCGTGTGACGGTGGTGGCCACCGGCCTGGGCCGCAACGCCGCGCGTCCCCAACTGGTGCAGAACGCCGCCGAAGGGCTGCGCACCGGCACCGACAACCTGCCCATGATGGGCGGGATGGGTCAGCAGGGCGACTACCGCAACCTGGACATGCCGTCGGTGATGCGCAACCCGCGCACCCAGGCGTCGGCCCAGGTGCGCGCGCTGGAAAGCTCGGGCATGGATCACTTCGACATCCCGGCGTTCCTGCGCAAGCAGGCGGATTGA
- the lpxC gene encoding UDP-3-O-acyl-N-acetylglucosamine deacetylase has translation MFRQRSIQNLVRTTGVGVHSGRRVELTLRPAEANTGIVFHRVDLPQVVDLPAQAMGVGDTRMASVLQQGDVRVSTVEHLMSALAGLGIDNLHVDLTAEEVPIMDGSAATFVYLLRSAGIVEQNAPKQFIKVLKPVEIREGEGRNLKWARLEPHEGFALAFSIDFRHPAIDSTANFAEIDFATHSYVREIARARTFGFVNEVEALRSMGLARGGSLDNAIVMDEYRVLNSDGLRYDDEFVKHKILDAIGDLYLLGKPLVARYVACKSGHGLNNQLARALLAQRDAWELVTYESQAAAPQAFRHEWKLA, from the coding sequence ATGTTTCGACAGCGCAGCATCCAGAATCTCGTCCGTACTACCGGCGTCGGTGTCCACTCGGGACGCCGGGTCGAGCTCACCCTGCGCCCTGCCGAAGCCAATACCGGTATCGTCTTTCATCGTGTCGATCTGCCGCAGGTCGTCGACCTGCCTGCGCAGGCCATGGGCGTGGGCGACACCCGCATGGCATCGGTGCTGCAGCAGGGCGACGTGCGCGTGTCCACCGTCGAACACCTGATGTCGGCCCTGGCGGGCCTGGGCATCGACAATCTACACGTCGACCTTACCGCCGAAGAAGTGCCCATCATGGATGGCAGCGCGGCCACCTTCGTGTACCTGCTGCGCTCGGCCGGCATTGTCGAACAAAACGCGCCCAAGCAGTTCATCAAGGTGCTCAAGCCCGTCGAAATCCGTGAAGGCGAGGGCCGCAACCTGAAATGGGCGCGCCTGGAACCGCACGAAGGTTTCGCGCTGGCGTTTTCCATCGACTTCCGTCACCCGGCCATCGATTCCACCGCGAATTTCGCCGAGATCGACTTTGCCACGCATTCGTACGTGCGCGAAATCGCCCGCGCGCGCACCTTCGGCTTCGTCAACGAAGTCGAGGCTCTGCGTTCCATGGGGCTGGCCCGCGGCGGCAGCCTCGACAACGCCATCGTCATGGACGAATACCGGGTGCTGAACAGCGATGGCCTGCGCTACGACGACGAGTTCGTCAAGCACAAGATCCTCGACGCCATCGGCGACCTGTACCTGCTGGGCAAGCCCCTGGTGGCGCGCTACGTGGCGTGCAAGTCGGGCCACGGACTGAACAACCAGCTGGCGCGCGCGCTGCTGGCCCAGCGCGATGCCTGGGAACTGGTCACCTACGAATCGCAGGCGGCGGCGCCCCAGGCGTTCCGCCACGAGTGGAAGCTGGCCTGA
- a CDS encoding DciA family protein → MNKPAPHRSRSSASRRGSNTALSWLGHDARGAGVLATARAHLQIQYAVAKVLPPALAAVCVVAKLEGQRLQLAVPSAAHAAKLRQLAPRIAQTLCAQGWNLNEIAVRVQAGMPKPGAKSPRPPKEAEPLGDTALGAFEQLREELRPGPLADAVARLLAHHKGS, encoded by the coding sequence ATGAACAAACCCGCGCCACACCGCTCACGTTCTTCCGCCAGCCGGCGGGGAAGCAACACCGCGCTGAGCTGGCTGGGTCATGATGCGCGCGGCGCTGGCGTGCTGGCCACCGCGCGCGCGCATCTGCAAATACAGTATGCCGTGGCCAAGGTGCTGCCGCCGGCATTGGCGGCCGTGTGCGTCGTGGCCAAGCTGGAGGGCCAGCGTCTGCAACTGGCAGTGCCCAGCGCCGCGCATGCGGCCAAGCTGCGCCAACTGGCCCCGCGCATCGCACAGACACTCTGCGCCCAAGGCTGGAACCTTAACGAAATTGCCGTCAGGGTTCAAGCGGGAATGCCCAAGCCCGGCGCAAAAAGTCCGCGCCCGCCCAAAGAGGCCGAGCCACTGGGCGACACCGCCCTGGGGGCGTTCGAGCAATTGCGCGAGGAGTTGCGGCCGGGGCCGCTGGCAGATGCGGTAGCCAGGCTGCTGGCGCACCACAAGGGCAGCTAG
- a CDS encoding M23 family metallopeptidase — protein MHARDGQAGQVALGGARLALVLAAVVATAALVGATVQRYLTPVAPPAYSVDWATYAQDTQPAREAAFLRENVGMLAAKVGELQAKLVGIDGLGRRVAQVAGVAYTDPELAAEINAPTEAGQVMDDLFTDRQPPSHESAEQLGRQLDELQARLAQQTDNLRMLDVALTRRSADQARLPSTPPITEYPFLSSSYGWRRNPVTHRYAMHEGLDFAAPSGTPILAASGGVVLEASYQTGYGNTVEIDHGDGLITRYAHASKLLVKPGDLVGRGQEIARVGSTGRSTGPHLHFEVRLAGQPLDPRLFLQSPDARPPVVAQAQAHEAIAGQPVTR, from the coding sequence ATGCACGCCCGCGACGGGCAGGCCGGCCAGGTGGCGCTGGGCGGCGCGCGGCTGGCCCTGGTACTGGCGGCCGTGGTCGCGACCGCGGCCCTGGTAGGCGCCACGGTACAGCGCTACCTTACACCCGTTGCGCCTCCCGCGTATTCCGTCGACTGGGCGACCTATGCCCAGGACACCCAGCCCGCGCGCGAAGCGGCTTTCCTGCGCGAGAACGTCGGGATGCTTGCCGCCAAGGTCGGCGAGCTGCAGGCCAAGCTGGTGGGCATCGATGGCCTGGGCCGGCGGGTTGCCCAGGTGGCCGGGGTGGCCTACACCGACCCTGAACTGGCCGCTGAAATCAACGCGCCAACCGAGGCTGGCCAGGTCATGGACGACCTGTTCACCGACCGCCAGCCCCCGTCGCACGAATCCGCCGAACAGCTGGGCCGCCAGCTCGACGAACTGCAAGCCCGCCTGGCGCAGCAAACCGACAACCTGCGCATGCTGGACGTCGCGCTGACGCGCCGTTCCGCCGACCAGGCGCGCCTGCCCTCGACGCCGCCCATTACCGAGTACCCGTTCCTCAGTTCGTCGTACGGCTGGCGGCGTAACCCGGTCACGCACCGCTATGCCATGCACGAAGGCCTGGATTTCGCCGCCCCGTCCGGCACTCCCATCCTGGCGGCCTCGGGCGGCGTGGTGCTGGAGGCCAGCTACCAGACGGGCTACGGCAATACGGTCGAGATCGACCATGGCGATGGCCTGATCACCCGCTACGCTCATGCCTCCAAGCTGCTGGTCAAGCCCGGCGACCTGGTCGGGCGCGGCCAGGAAATCGCTCGGGTAGGGTCCACGGGCCGGTCCACCGGGCCGCATCTGCACTTCGAGGTCCGGCTGGCCGGGCAGCCGCTCGATCCGCGCCTGTTCCTGCAATCGCCCGACGCGCGGCCGCCCGTGGTGGCGCAGGCGCAGGCGCACGAGGCCATCGCTGGGCAGCCGGTCACCCGCTGA
- the secA gene encoding preprotein translocase subunit SecA gives MVSLLKKLIGSRNDRLLKQYRKLVTQINALESKTAALSDQELAAKTQEFRTRHAEGSSLDDLLPEAFAVVREAGKRVFGMRHFDVQMLGGIALHNGKIAEMRTGEGKTLMATLPVYLNAIAGRGVHVVTVNDYLARRDAEWMGRLYRFLGMSTGVVVPQQPNDEKIAAYAADITYGTNNEFGFDYLRDNMEYRVEDRRQRALAYAIVDEVDSILIDEARTPLIISGQAEDHTELYVRMNAVPPLLTRMASEPKPHEPEPEGDYWVDEKSQQVFLSERGHENAERILSQQGILPEGESLYDPRHIALMHHLMVALRANTLFFRDQQYVVQDGEVVIVDEFTGRLMVGRRWSDGLHQAVEAKEGVKIQHENQTLASITFQNYFRMYDKLSGMTGTADTEAYEFQEIYNLETVIIPTNKPMIRKDQNDQVFKTAQEKYNAILNDIRDCHERGQPVLVGTTSIENSELLSGLLKQAKLPHEVLNAKQHAREAEIVAEAGKPGHITIATNMAGRGTDIVLGGSVDKQVDLIRADESLSEAEKEARIEKVRADWKPANEQVKAAGGLRIIGTERHESRRIDNQLRGRAGRQGDPGSSRFYLSLEDPLMRIFAGDRVRGIMERLKLPEGEPIEAGMVTRSIETAQRKVEGRNFDIRKQLLEYDDVANDQRKVLYAQRNEVLEASSIRPSVEALCEGAATDLVRQHIPADSVEEQWDVPALEQALAADWQIHLSLSDMLEKESSLTDDDILERVLEAVRGVYTGKIALVGEEAWAQFERSIMLQAIDTHWREHLSALDYLRQGIHLRGYAQKNPKQEYKREAFELFSGMLDRIRDDVVRVLLTVRVQSAEQVEQAAEAEASQPHVQNVQYHHSDYDEALAGTDADAQPAQQPVRNFMPKVGRNDPCPCGSGKKYKHCHGKLA, from the coding sequence ATGGTTTCTTTGCTCAAAAAACTCATAGGCAGCCGCAACGACCGGTTGCTTAAGCAGTATCGCAAGCTGGTTACCCAGATCAACGCGCTGGAATCCAAAACCGCGGCGCTATCCGACCAGGAACTGGCGGCCAAGACCCAGGAATTCCGCACCCGCCACGCCGAAGGCAGTTCGCTCGACGACCTGCTGCCCGAAGCCTTCGCGGTGGTCCGCGAGGCCGGCAAGCGCGTGTTCGGCATGCGCCACTTCGACGTACAGATGTTGGGCGGCATTGCGCTGCACAACGGCAAGATCGCCGAAATGCGCACCGGCGAGGGCAAAACCCTGATGGCCACGCTGCCGGTGTACCTGAACGCCATCGCTGGCCGGGGCGTGCACGTGGTCACGGTCAACGATTACCTGGCCCGCCGCGACGCCGAATGGATGGGCCGGTTGTACCGCTTCCTGGGCATGAGCACCGGCGTGGTGGTGCCGCAGCAGCCCAACGACGAGAAAATCGCCGCCTACGCCGCCGACATTACTTACGGCACCAATAACGAATTCGGCTTCGACTACCTGCGCGACAACATGGAGTACCGCGTCGAAGACCGGCGCCAGCGCGCGCTGGCGTACGCCATCGTCGACGAAGTCGACTCCATCCTGATCGACGAGGCCCGCACGCCGCTCATCATCTCGGGCCAGGCCGAAGACCATACCGAGCTGTACGTGCGCATGAACGCCGTGCCGCCGCTGCTTACGCGCATGGCCTCCGAACCCAAGCCGCACGAGCCCGAGCCCGAGGGCGACTATTGGGTCGACGAGAAATCCCAGCAGGTCTTCCTGTCCGAGCGGGGCCACGAGAACGCCGAGCGCATCCTCAGCCAGCAAGGCATCCTGCCCGAAGGCGAGTCGCTGTACGACCCGCGCCATATTGCCCTGATGCACCACCTGATGGTGGCGCTGCGCGCCAACACGCTGTTCTTCCGCGACCAGCAATACGTGGTGCAAGACGGCGAAGTGGTCATCGTCGACGAATTCACGGGCCGCCTGATGGTGGGCCGCCGCTGGTCCGACGGCCTGCACCAGGCAGTCGAGGCCAAGGAAGGTGTGAAGATCCAGCACGAGAACCAGACGCTGGCCTCGATCACCTTCCAGAACTACTTCCGCATGTACGACAAGCTGTCGGGCATGACCGGCACGGCGGATACCGAAGCATACGAATTCCAGGAAATCTACAACCTGGAAACCGTCATCATCCCCACCAACAAGCCGATGATCCGCAAGGATCAGAACGACCAGGTCTTCAAGACGGCGCAAGAAAAGTACAACGCCATCCTGAACGATATCCGCGACTGCCACGAGCGCGGCCAGCCGGTGCTGGTGGGCACCACCAGCATCGAGAACTCCGAGCTGCTGTCCGGGCTGCTGAAGCAGGCCAAGCTGCCGCACGAAGTGCTGAACGCGAAGCAGCATGCGCGCGAAGCCGAGATCGTGGCCGAGGCTGGCAAGCCGGGTCACATTACCATTGCCACCAACATGGCCGGCCGCGGCACCGACATCGTGCTGGGTGGCAGCGTCGACAAGCAGGTCGACCTGATCCGCGCCGACGAGTCGCTGTCCGAGGCTGAAAAGGAAGCCCGCATCGAGAAAGTGCGCGCCGACTGGAAACCCGCCAACGAGCAGGTCAAGGCGGCCGGCGGCCTGCGCATCATCGGCACCGAGCGCCACGAGTCGCGCCGTATCGACAACCAGTTGCGTGGACGCGCCGGCCGCCAGGGCGACCCGGGCTCATCGCGCTTCTACCTGTCGCTGGAAGACCCGCTGATGCGCATCTTCGCGGGCGACCGGGTGCGCGGCATCATGGAACGCCTGAAGCTGCCCGAGGGCGAGCCCATCGAGGCCGGCATGGTTACGCGTTCCATCGAGACCGCCCAGCGCAAGGTCGAGGGCCGCAACTTCGACATCCGCAAGCAGCTGCTCGAATACGACGACGTCGCCAACGACCAGCGCAAGGTACTGTACGCCCAGCGCAACGAAGTGCTCGAGGCCTCGTCCATCCGCCCGTCGGTCGAAGCCCTGTGCGAAGGCGCCGCCACCGATCTGGTGCGTCAGCATATTCCGGCTGACTCGGTCGAAGAGCAATGGGATGTTCCTGCCCTGGAGCAGGCGCTGGCCGCCGACTGGCAGATTCACCTGTCGCTGTCCGACATGCTGGAAAAAGAATCCAGCCTGACCGACGACGACATTCTCGAACGCGTGCTGGAAGCCGTGCGCGGCGTGTACACCGGCAAGATCGCCCTGGTGGGCGAAGAGGCCTGGGCGCAGTTCGAGCGCTCGATCATGCTGCAGGCCATCGACACCCACTGGCGCGAGCACCTGTCGGCGCTCGATTACCTGCGCCAGGGCATTCACCTGCGCGGCTACGCCCAGAAGAACCCCAAGCAGGAATACAAGCGCGAGGCCTTCGAGCTGTTCTCGGGCATGCTCGACCGCATCCGCGACGACGTGGTGCGCGTGCTGCTGACCGTGCGCGTGCAATCGGCCGAACAGGTCGAGCAGGCCGCCGAAGCCGAGGCCAGCCAGCCGCACGTGCAGAACGTGCAGTATCACCACTCCGACTATGACGAGGCCCTGGCCGGCACTGACGCCGACGCCCAGCCGGCCCAGCAGCCGGTGCGCAACTTCATGCCGAAGGTCGGCCGCAACGACCCGTGCCCCTGCGGCAGCGGCAAGAAGTACAAGCATTGCCACGGTAAGCTGGCGTGA
- a CDS encoding VOC family protein: protein MKSSPRSAEFISDGEPEVDRTEFDHAVVMVRDRLDAVAPHFERQGFRLSDLAVHNLGSCNRLVVLDNTYIELLGWPPGAPPARKEIADSPLGLEALVFRTHDAEGTYRRLRDAGFAVNPVQELTRLAHVDGREMQARFHTVRFAQQPVPGIRMYFCRHLTPECVWTPSLMAHPNGALRIRRIEARAADAQAVAQRLALVTDVAAEPAGDGWELPLGNLRLHVAADPAATQPALSALVLENRDGASYTLDTGL, encoded by the coding sequence GTGAAATCCTCTCCCCGAAGCGCTGAGTTCATTTCCGACGGGGAGCCTGAAGTCGACCGTACCGAGTTTGACCATGCCGTGGTCATGGTGCGCGACCGGCTCGATGCGGTGGCGCCGCACTTCGAGCGGCAGGGGTTCCGCCTGAGCGACCTGGCGGTGCATAACCTGGGGTCGTGCAACCGGCTGGTCGTGCTGGACAACACGTACATCGAACTGCTGGGTTGGCCGCCGGGCGCGCCGCCGGCCCGCAAGGAAATCGCCGATTCTCCGCTCGGCCTGGAAGCCCTGGTGTTCCGCACCCACGACGCCGAGGGTACCTATCGCCGCCTGCGCGACGCCGGCTTTGCGGTCAATCCCGTGCAAGAGCTGACCCGCCTCGCCCACGTCGACGGCCGCGAAATGCAGGCGCGTTTTCACACCGTGCGTTTTGCCCAGCAGCCCGTGCCGGGCATTCGCATGTATTTCTGCCGTCACCTGACGCCGGAATGCGTCTGGACGCCATCGCTGATGGCGCACCCCAACGGCGCATTGCGTATTCGCCGCATCGAGGCGCGCGCCGCCGATGCGCAGGCGGTGGCGCAGCGGCTGGCCCTGGTGACGGATGTCGCGGCCGAGCCGGCCGGCGACGGCTGGGAACTGCCGCTGGGCAACCTGCGCCTGCATGTGGCGGCCGACCCGGCTGCCACGCAGCCGGCTTTGTCGGCCCTGGTGCTGGAAAACCGCGACGGCGCGAGCTACACGCTCGACACGGGCCTGTAG
- a CDS encoding cysteine dioxygenase family protein codes for MQTSRQPLTCLDSLCATVRAAQRNAERQLLDELAGSAAHAESMLAHLPMPLREGRADTYLRHIAYSDPYGSFTIFYLVWRPGQATPVHGHKTWCTYRVLQGELHETHYQWDAQAQLARPVGSAVRRPGMAVTAAPGLEQIHQLRNASDGIAISLHIYGVAQANAQTGVNQLVEAA; via the coding sequence ATGCAGACCAGCCGCCAGCCCCTGACTTGCCTCGATTCCCTGTGCGCCACGGTGCGCGCAGCCCAGCGCAACGCCGAACGGCAACTGCTCGACGAACTCGCCGGCAGCGCGGCCCACGCCGAAAGCATGCTGGCCCACCTGCCCATGCCGCTGCGCGAGGGCCGCGCCGACACCTACCTGCGCCACATCGCCTATAGCGACCCGTACGGCAGCTTCACGATCTTCTATCTGGTGTGGCGGCCGGGCCAGGCAACGCCGGTGCACGGCCACAAGACCTGGTGCACATACCGGGTGCTACAGGGCGAACTGCACGAAACGCACTACCAATGGGATGCGCAGGCGCAACTGGCGCGCCCCGTGGGTAGCGCCGTGCGCCGCCCGGGCATGGCGGTCACGGCCGCGCCGGGACTGGAACAGATCCACCAGTTGCGCAATGCCAGCGACGGCATCGCGATCTCGCTGCACATCTATGGGGTGGCGCAGGCCAATGCGCAAACGGGGGTCAACCAGTTGGTAGAGGCCGCCTAG